In the Bacteroidota bacterium genome, one interval contains:
- a CDS encoding TIGR01777 family oxidoreductase, producing the protein MESGKKVLIAGGSGLIGNHLAQKLREKHYHVSILTRKKNKDSVFEQFTWDINKGYIQDQAFDRTDYLINLAGTGIADARWTKQQKQKIRDSRLVSSKLLFEYIRNLKHKPKAFITASAVGYYGSITSEHIFNETDQVGVDFLADVCKKWEDASLKFESLGVRTVILRTGVVFDKTQGAFPKMTQSLKYGFVAGIGSGKQYIPWIHIDDLISMYHYSIENEKIRGIYNAVSPEHCNQDELTKRIKIITKKIKFPNLPGILLKVFFGEMSSILLNGSRITSGKIIKTGFKFKFEKIEDALLVLLKKNI; encoded by the coding sequence ATGGAATCAGGAAAAAAAGTTCTAATTGCAGGCGGATCAGGATTGATAGGAAATCATTTGGCCCAAAAGCTACGTGAGAAGCACTATCATGTTTCAATATTAACCAGGAAAAAGAACAAAGATTCTGTATTTGAACAATTTACCTGGGACATTAACAAGGGGTATATACAAGACCAAGCCTTTGACCGAACCGATTATCTTATCAACTTGGCAGGAACTGGTATTGCCGATGCCAGATGGACAAAGCAGCAAAAACAAAAGATCAGGGATAGCAGGCTTGTTTCTTCAAAACTCTTGTTTGAATACATCAGAAATCTTAAACACAAGCCAAAAGCATTCATAACTGCATCGGCCGTTGGATATTATGGGTCCATCACTTCTGAGCATATTTTTAATGAAACAGATCAGGTGGGGGTTGATTTCCTTGCAGATGTCTGTAAAAAATGGGAAGATGCCTCACTTAAATTTGAAAGTTTAGGAGTAAGAACGGTTATTTTGCGCACAGGAGTAGTTTTTGATAAAACTCAAGGTGCTTTCCCTAAAATGACCCAAAGCCTTAAATATGGATTTGTAGCCGGAATCGGTTCCGGCAAACAATATATTCCATGGATACATATTGATGATCTGATCAGTATGTATCATTATTCCATTGAGAATGAAAAAATAAGGGGCATTTATAATGCGGTTTCACCTGAACATTGCAATCAAGATGAATTAACTAAAAGAATAAAAATCATAACCAAAAAAATAAAATTTCCAAATTTACCCGGAATCCTGCTCAAAGTATTTTTTGGTGAAATGTCAAGTATTCTTTTAAACGGAAGCCGGATTACTTCTGGTAAAATAATAAAAACAGGATTCAAATTTAAATTTGAAAAAATCGAAGACGCACTTCTTGTTTTACTCAAAAAGAACATATGA
- a CDS encoding SIMPL domain-containing protein (The SIMPL domain is named for its presence in mouse protein SIMPL (signalling molecule that associates with mouse pelle-like kinase). Bacterial member BP26, from Brucella, was shown to assemble into a channel-like structure, while YggE from E. coli has been associated with resistance to oxidative stress.) produces the protein MTENKRLGLYVIGLSIFFGLAALGFLLGNAALRYRAFERTVTVKGLSERDYDADVLIWPIQFSEASNNLESLYTSIESGSAKIRKFLEENGIQASEITYSSPSITDKSAQQWGSNERAEFRYTAMQTVTVYSKDIQSIRRVMASLSELGKKGIAFIGNNYENEPEYIFSRLNEVKPEMIEEATKNAREVAEKFAADSKSTLGKIKNAIQGQFTIESRDKNNPHIKKIRVVSTVVYYLSD, from the coding sequence ATGACTGAGAACAAGCGGCTGGGGCTGTATGTTATCGGATTATCGATATTTTTTGGATTGGCTGCACTGGGTTTCCTTCTCGGCAATGCAGCGTTAAGGTACAGGGCATTTGAGCGAACAGTTACCGTGAAAGGTTTGTCGGAAAGGGATTATGATGCTGATGTTTTGATATGGCCTATACAATTCAGTGAAGCAAGTAATAATTTAGAAAGTCTATATACCTCAATTGAATCGGGTAGTGCGAAAATCAGGAAGTTTCTGGAGGAGAACGGCATCCAGGCAAGTGAAATCACCTATTCGTCACCATCCATTACGGATAAATCAGCTCAGCAGTGGGGCAGCAATGAAAGGGCGGAATTTCGTTATACAGCGATGCAGACAGTAACGGTATATTCAAAAGATATTCAAAGCATTCGAAGGGTAATGGCTTCATTATCAGAATTAGGTAAAAAGGGCATTGCATTCATTGGTAATAATTATGAAAATGAACCTGAGTATATATTTTCAAGGTTAAATGAAGTAAAACCGGAAATGATTGAGGAGGCTACCAAAAATGCACGAGAAGTTGCTGAGAAATTTGCTGCAGATTCAAAAAGTACGTTGGGCAAAATAAAAAATGCGATACAGGGTCAGTTTACCATCGAATCAAGAGATAAAAATAATCCTCATATAAAAAAGATTAGAGTAGTTTCAACAGTTGTGTATTATCTTTCTGATTAA
- a CDS encoding lipocalin family protein — protein sequence MKNFALIISLLLINTIVSCQTKSAIMDTRTVQNFELEKYLGKWYEIARFPHSFEKGLVGVTATYSIRADGKIKVVNQGYENSLDGKLKTAIGKAYIPNPDDPAKLKVSFFLFFYGDYYVMELDPDYQWVLLGSSSSKYLWILSRTPQLDHVIIEQLLIKARTRGYNTDHLIFVAQKTK from the coding sequence ATGAAAAATTTCGCTCTAATTATTTCATTACTTTTAATCAATACTATTGTTTCTTGTCAAACTAAAAGTGCTATAATGGATACACGAACAGTTCAAAATTTTGAATTGGAAAAATACTTGGGGAAATGGTATGAAATTGCGCGTTTTCCGCATTCATTTGAGAAAGGATTGGTAGGTGTTACAGCCACCTATTCGATCCGTGCAGATGGAAAAATCAAGGTTGTGAACCAAGGTTATGAAAATTCACTTGATGGGAAATTAAAAACCGCCATCGGAAAAGCTTATATTCCAAATCCGGATGACCCGGCAAAGCTTAAAGTATCCTTTTTTCTATTTTTCTATGGCGATTATTATGTAATGGAACTGGACCCCGACTATCAATGGGTTTTACTTGGAAGTTCATCCAGCAAATACCTTTGGATATTAAGTCGTACTCCCCAGTTGGATCACGTCATTATTGAACAATTGTTGATAAAAGCCAGAACCAGGGGTTATAATACCGACCATCTGATATTTGTTGCTCAAAAAACAAAATAA